In the Natrinema sp. CBA1119 genome, CCGAGTTCCGCGAGGGGGGCCTGCCGGCAGACGGGGGAACGGAGAACATCTGCTGTAGAATCGGAAACAACCATGTACGATCAACACACGGGCAGACGGTGTAAACCTAGCGCTGAAACTCATCTCGAGTCGTTTTCTCACGTTTTAGTGAAATCCGTATAGATGATCGATAGCCGTCGGTCTCCGCAGTCGGCACTCGCCGGTTCCCGCGGTCAGTCGACGAACGTCGACAGCCGGACCGTCCGGCCGTCGCGCAACGACCGCCGGATCCGGGCGCGGTCCCAACCCAGCGGCGAGATGACGCTCTCGCAGGCCCGCACGAGCAGCGTCGCGTAGTAGTCGGCGTCGTACTCCGAGGGCTCCTCGAGCGCGAGTCGGACGCGCTCGGGGCCGCGCGAATCGTCGTCCGCGACGACGTACTCGACCGACTGGCCGGGGTGGCGATCGATCCCGCGGCGGTCGTACCGCTCGAGCGCAGCCACGGTGTGGGTCCGTCGGTCGTAGTCGGTGAGGGACTTCGAGACGCGGTTCGTGATCGCGAGCGCCGCCGGATCGACGCGTCCCTCCCGAAGTTCGTTCAATCGTCGGCCGAGCACGTCACAGACTGCCTCGGGATCGCGCTCGCGGTCGAGCGCCTCGACGAACGCGCGCTGCCCGTCCGCGACGACCGCCGACGTACTCCGCTGGCGCAGTTCGATCCCGCGGAATTTGTACTCGCCGCTCGTTCGCTTGCCGAAGTATTTCGTCAACGCGCCCGCGGACGCACCTCGTGCGCGTGTCCTCGTCCCCTCACCAGCACGCGTCGAATCGGGGCTGGACCCCTCGCCGGAGCCGACGCCCCCGATCGAGTCGCGCAACGGCACGAAACACACCCACTCGTAACTGCCGTCGTGCTCGAGGGGGATCCCGGTCGTCTCGGAAACCGTGCCAATCACGGCCTCGAGCGGCTCCGGCTCGTCGACCCGCGGCGTCACCCAGAGGCTGTCGACGATGCCGTGGACGATCCGCCAGCCCGCGTCCTCGAGCCGGCGTTTGGCAGTCAGGGCGATCTCCCGAGCGTAGGCGTTGATCGCCTCGTGGCACTCGATCCGACCGAACTTGGCGTTTCGGTAGCCCTGATAGCCGAAACAGGAGACGAGGACCCACTTAATCGCGCCCGACTCGGCCCGGAGTCGCGCGGCCTCCTCCTCGGGGAGATCGGTCTCGAGTCGCCGCTTGCTCTCGGCTCGGTCGGCAATCAGGGGCTCGAGGACGGCGGGGAGAAATCCGTCGGTCTCGCAGATCTCGTACTCGAGTTCGGGAACGCGATGCGTCCCGTCGGCGGACTCGTCGGTCGCAGCCGTCCCGTCGGCGGCCCCGCAGTCACAGCCGACCGTCTCTGGACTGACGTTGTGCTCGCAGATGATTCGCGGATACAGCGACGCGAAGTCGATCTCGTGGACGTTCTCGTGGAAGCCGACCTCAGGAGCGAACGTGAAGCCGCCGCGGTCGGCCGCGTGCAGCGTCTCGACGTCGGTAAAGCGCTCGGGTTCCCACTTGTTCCACGGCGCGAGCACGTCCCGCTTTTGCCGGGCCAGCCGGACCTGTCTCGAGGTCAATAACGTGCCGATGCTTCCCCACGCGGCTTCCTGTAGCGGGCGACCCGTCCGCTCGACCATGTAGCGGATCCCCGCCAGCCCCGACTGGTGCCAGAGGAAGCTGTTCGACGTATCAACGATCGCCCGCCCCGGAATCCGGTACCGCGCGGGCGAGTGACCCACTTTCCCGTAGCTCGCGTACGTGTTCTCGCCCGCGAGCGCGGTCCACCCCGGTAGCCGTCCGAGGTGAACGTCCGCGAGCCCCAGCGCCTCGGCATGGCGCTCGAGCAGCGGAATCAAATCGGCGTGGTTCACGACGAGGACGTCGGGGTCTCGCTGCTCGAGGCGGCGCTGGCACGTCCGTAGCGCGCGCGTCGCATCGCCGTCGACGGACTCGCCCCCGACTTCCAGCGCCGACACGTCGTCGTCGGCCAGCGCGGCCTCGTCGAGGGCGAGTCGGAGCGTCCGCAAGTCGCGCGTCGGCGTCGGATCGAGCCCGCGGTCGAGGCAATAGCGAAACCCCGGCGCGAGGTCCACGTCGAACAGCCGAACTGCGCCGGGGGCGTGGGCCTCGCGCGCGTGGACGCCCCGAATTTCGCGGGCCAGCGTCCGGACCTCGCCGACGCGCTCGAGGTCGGCTCGCAGGACCCGACTTCGCTCGCCCGCGTGGGCCTCGTGGAGGCTCGTCGGCCGCCGCTCGGAATGGGTCGCGACGACTTTGGGATCCGCCTCGAGACGCTCTCGCAGGTCCGCGAGCGCGTCGTTCGGACCGGAGGCGAACACCGACGGGGCGTAGTCCTCGACAACCGCGGGCTCGGCACCCGACTCGGTCAGGGTCCACTCGCGGACGATGCCGTCCTCAAACTCGACGGTGTAGGGGCTCATTCGTCGGATTCCCCGGTGGCATCACGCGCTCGTGGCTCGCGAGGGTCGCGATCCGGCTCGTCCTCGAGCGCCGCGAGCTCCTCGCGCAACCGACGCAGTTCGGCCTCGTGGGCGAGCAACAGCGACAGGACGAACGCCCGCTCGGGCTCGGGCGGGTTGGCGTACCCCGCCGCGTCGGCGAACGCCCGGGCCCGGTCGAACAGCCGGTCGAAGTCCCCCTGGTGCTCCCGGCGCAGCGCGCGGCCCATCGGCTCCCACTCCGACTCGAGTCGCCGGAGCGCGTCGCGGTAGGTCGGGTTCGTTCGCCCCATCAGGGACTCACCTCGAGCAGCCCCCGATCGTGGGCGGCGACGACGGGGTCGATCGCGTCGACGGCACCACAAAGTTCGACCCAGTAGGGGATCGTCGTCTGCCAGACGTCGCCGTGCCAGTAGCCCGCCGTCGCACTCGCCGCGTTCGAACCGTCGCCCGCGGCCTCGAGTCGGAGCCCTTCGCGCGTGCGCGTACACTCGAGTTCCGTGTCGGCGTAGTCGGCGACCGTCTCCGAGGCGGCGGCACCGTCGCGATCGCTCCCGTGGCCGGCGCTCGTCAGGAGCACCGGGCAGTCGAGAACGGCCCCGAGTTCGGAGAGGATCTCGAGGGTCGCGGCCAGCAGGTCCTCGCGCTCCCACGCCGCGAGGTCATCGTCCCGGTAGAGGGCGGCGACGTTCGGCGCGACGAGCAACTCGGTCGTCGGCGCCGCCCGCCGCGCGACGGTCCGCACCAGCGAGTGGTGCTGGTAGGCGGTAAACGCCCGCGCGACACGCAGCCCATCGAGGACGCGCGGACTCGACGCGGCGTCGTACAGTGCGTGGGTCGAGGCCGCGTTTCGCGCGTCGATCCAGTAGGCCCGCCCGGGGCGGTCGCCGCCAGTCGCGCCGTCGGCCAGCTGATCGCAGACCAGTCGGTGAACGATCCCCGACCGCGGTGACGGAACCTGTAACAGCGTTACGCCGGGCTCGAGTTCGAGTCGGTGCATACGTGCAGCCTCGAGCGAGCGCCCCATAAGCGGCGGAACACCGTTTCCGATAGTTCCGATACTCCGTCGACTGCCCCAAACGGCGGCGTTCGGGCTGCTCGAGGGAAGGTTCAGTTTCCGTTACGATTTCCGAAACCGCTCAGATACCTCGTCGGGAGCGATCCCCGTGAGTGGCGCTTTGGACTGCTGACACCGAATCGGCCGCCGTCGACCTGCGATCGGTCCACCTCTGTCGGTCGTTCACCGCCGTCTACTCGTCGTCGTTCATCCGTACCCGTCACTCGTCGTTCTCGTCGTCCTCAGTATCCTCATCGACGAGCCGATAGGTCCGGCCCCGGCGCTTGCCGACGGCCTCGACCAGATCGTAGTGGACCATCTTCGTCAGGTAGTTCCGCAGGGTGCGGTTCGTCTTCGGCTCGTCGACCCGGCGCTCATACTCCTCGTATAGGTCACCGGGCTCGATCTCGCCCGCGTCAGCGATCACGTCGTAGAGCACCCGCTGATGTTCGATCAGCCCCTCGACGGTCTTCCGGCGGATCGCCGTCCGCGCATCCGGGATCGCCGCCTCGAGCGCGTCATCGGTGATCGACGCCAGGCCCTGGCGCTCCGCGCGGCGGGCAGCCGATCGCAACACGCCGATCCCAACGCGGGCGTCGCCCGAGGCGGCGTCGGCGACCGTCCGTAGCTGGGAGTCGGTCACCACGCCCGGCTCGAGGGCCTTCTCGGCTCGTTCGGCGAGGATCGCCGCGAGTTCGTCGGTGCCGTACCGGTCGAAGCGGACCCGAGTACCGGCGTGAAACCGCGAGCGCACCCGATCGTCGAAGCTCGCGAACAGTTCCTCCTCGCGGTTGGCGATCAACACGGGCGAGACGTGGCCCAATCGGTGGAGATCGTACAACGCGGCCGTCTCCTCTAACTGGTCGACCTCGTCCAGAATAACGACGATCGGCTCGTCGTCGGTCCGAGAGAGCCGCTCGAACAGCTCGTCTTTCGGCGTCGAGCGGTGGACGTCGACGGCTCGATCGACCCCCTCGAGGATCCGGTAGAGGACTCGAAACCGCGTATACTCCTGCCAGCAGTTGACGTAGGCGACCCGCACCGCCGGCTCCTGTTCGCGCAACTGGGCCAGCGTGTACCGGGCGATACAGGTCTTGCCGACGCCCGTCGGCCCGAAGAGGAAGGCCGGATCCGGTCGGCCGTCGGACAGCAGCGGCTCGAGGGTTTCCGAGAGGAGGTTCACCTCGTCGTGGCGGTGGACCACCTCGCTCGGCACGAAATCCTCGCGCAGGACGCGGCCGTCGACGATCACAGCGAATCGGTTGGGTCTCGAGGATATTAAACGACGCCGGGCCGGTTCCGAAACTTCCGAAACCGGCCCCGATTCGGTATCGCAGTATATCATTTATAGCGAGGGGATCGCGTAAACGGTAGCACGCGTGGGAGCTGGCGGTACACTGCGGATACACCGCGTGTACGGGCCTGAATCAGCGGATTGTCGCCGCGTTGCCGTCCGTCCGTCACGAACTCGGCACCATCCTAAACGGTGCTGGGAACCTCGGCGCGTCACCCTGGTGGGCCGTCGTATCGGAAACAAAGCGAGTTCGTTCATCGATCGACACCGGAGTTTGCGGTCACCGGAATGGCGGTTGCCAAAGCGGCGGTCGTCGAAATCCGATACGTTCTCCGACGAACAGACAGACCGGTCACCGATGATACGGTGAGTCGACGAGTGGGAACGATCTCACGGTCGAAATGGTATCCGATCACTCCGAATGCTCGCGTTGCCAGATCGGGACGAGACGCGAGAGCGGAACGAACTGCGAGCCCGACGAGTGTCCACGCTATCGGTCGGTCGCGGGTAGGTATCCGAGAATAGAACGGGACCATCGCGAATCGCTTGGAGCCGAAACCGAGCCGGAACGAGCGATAACCGACTGATCAGCCGATCGCGAACAGGTTGTTGATCGCGTATACCCCCGGTTTGTGGCCGTGAAAGTGCCGGGTTCTCGGGCACGGATACGGGGTCTCGACTGTGGATGCCTCGCAGTGAGACGATACTCGAGCGCGCCGCCGGCCAGTCGCGACGCCGTCCTCTGAAATCGACAGCCGTGTGAGGGGATGACTATCAGTCGACTGCGTCACTGCGATCCGTTCTCGAGGAATGAAAACGAGAACGAATGTTCACCCGCACGAGACGGGAACCGTTCCTCGTGTTGAGCCCGAGTACCACCCTCGAGAGGTGGGAGTCGGTGACGCCGGCTCGAGGCGAATACTCACTGGACCATCGAACGCGAACGGCCGATATCGGGTTGGGGCAATCTCGGTCGGACGGAACACAGCATCCGTCTCGGAGACAGGCGCTCGAGCGCTCGGTTCGGTGCTCGGACGGACCGTTCCCGGAATCGACGAACCTGTTGCGGTCTCCTACCGGTCGTCCAGCTGTGACTCGAGTCCAGTACTACCCGGTCTCTCACCATCGATGAACTTTATACAGCTATATCAAATCGCTCTGCTCGACCGTCACCCTCGGTCGAAGAGACCGGGACGGCTAACGCGAGATTGGCCCGACGTGGCCGGCGTGAGGAAGCGTCGAAACGACTCGAGCTGACGATCAATGGGTCACTTCGCGGCGGGTGCTCGCGGGCGGCGATCGATACGGATCGCATACTAATGCCGTCAGTCGGCGGGGTCGTCCGTATGAGCATGTATCCGACGGACTCGTTCGAGAGCGATATCCAGCGGCGGGTGTACGAGTACGTCGAGCGGAACGGTGCCGTCACGCCGGCCGAGTTGGTCAGGTCGATCGAGATCGACGGCGGTCGAGCCCACTCGAAACCCGCCCGATCGGGTGCGTATACCGAAACGGTACCGCCCGCACCGGACGACCTCCAAGCGGCGCTCGAGGCGCTGCGAGCAGACGGGTATCTGACCGAAACTGACGGCAAGCTTCGAGTCGCGCTCTCGGCCACGACCACGAGTCTCGAGTGCGAGGACGAAATCGTCGCGATCCGACCGGCGCGCGAGGAGGACCGGGCGGGCGTCGTCGAGACGATGCGGACGGTCGCCGACGACGGAACGTACGTCGTCGCCGAGAACGTCGCGACGGAACTCGAGCGCGAGCGGGCGCTCGTCCGGGCCAACGAGGAGGGCTCTCGGATCGTGTTCGTCGCGGTCCGCGGGCAAGAATCAGTTACAGACAATGTCAAGGCGGACGAGGACGACGAATCGGCGGTGAGCACCGAGCCGGAAGAGGACGCATCGACAGCGGACCGCGAGGTCGTCGGCTGGCTCCATCTCGACGCTCCCGAGCTCCAACCGCTCCGACACACGGCCGAAGTGACCGTCGGAGTCGATCCCCGGTATCGGCGGCAGGGGATCGGCTCGTCGCTGCTCGAGTACGGCCTCGAGTGGGCGTCCGACGCCGGTTACCAGAAGCTCTACCAGAACCTGCCGGCGACCAACGAGGCCGCGATCGAGTTCCTCGAGGAGAACGGCTGGCAGCGCGAGGGAGAACACGAGGGGCAGTACTGTCTCGAGGGCGAGTTCGTCGACGAGATCATGCTGGCAACGTGGCCCTAGTCGCGAGGCCTGTTTCGGAGAGTGTAAAAACAGCCGTAGAGACGAGAAATGTCC is a window encoding:
- a CDS encoding Cdc6/Cdc18 family protein, with the translated sequence MIVDGRVLREDFVPSEVVHRHDEVNLLSETLEPLLSDGRPDPAFLFGPTGVGKTCIARYTLAQLREQEPAVRVAYVNCWQEYTRFRVLYRILEGVDRAVDVHRSTPKDELFERLSRTDDEPIVVILDEVDQLEETAALYDLHRLGHVSPVLIANREEELFASFDDRVRSRFHAGTRVRFDRYGTDELAAILAERAEKALEPGVVTDSQLRTVADAASGDARVGIGVLRSAARRAERQGLASITDDALEAAIPDARTAIRRKTVEGLIEHQRVLYDVIADAGEIEPGDLYEEYERRVDEPKTNRTLRNYLTKMVHYDLVEAVGKRRGRTYRLVDEDTEDDENDE
- a CDS encoding GNAT family N-acetyltransferase, which produces MSMYPTDSFESDIQRRVYEYVERNGAVTPAELVRSIEIDGGRAHSKPARSGAYTETVPPAPDDLQAALEALRADGYLTETDGKLRVALSATTTSLECEDEIVAIRPAREEDRAGVVETMRTVADDGTYVVAENVATELERERALVRANEEGSRIVFVAVRGQESVTDNVKADEDDESAVSTEPEEDASTADREVVGWLHLDAPELQPLRHTAEVTVGVDPRYRRQGIGSSLLEYGLEWASDAGYQKLYQNLPATNEAAIEFLEENGWQREGEHEGQYCLEGEFVDEIMLATWP
- a CDS encoding DNA polymerase domain-containing protein, producing MSPYTVEFEDGIVREWTLTESGAEPAVVEDYAPSVFASGPNDALADLRERLEADPKVVATHSERRPTSLHEAHAGERSRVLRADLERVGEVRTLAREIRGVHAREAHAPGAVRLFDVDLAPGFRYCLDRGLDPTPTRDLRTLRLALDEAALADDDVSALEVGGESVDGDATRALRTCQRRLEQRDPDVLVVNHADLIPLLERHAEALGLADVHLGRLPGWTALAGENTYASYGKVGHSPARYRIPGRAIVDTSNSFLWHQSGLAGIRYMVERTGRPLQEAAWGSIGTLLTSRQVRLARQKRDVLAPWNKWEPERFTDVETLHAADRGGFTFAPEVGFHENVHEIDFASLYPRIICEHNVSPETVGCDCGAADGTAATDESADGTHRVPELEYEICETDGFLPAVLEPLIADRAESKRRLETDLPEEEAARLRAESGAIKWVLVSCFGYQGYRNAKFGRIECHEAINAYAREIALTAKRRLEDAGWRIVHGIVDSLWVTPRVDEPEPLEAVIGTVSETTGIPLEHDGSYEWVCFVPLRDSIGGVGSGEGSSPDSTRAGEGTRTRARGASAGALTKYFGKRTSGEYKFRGIELRQRSTSAVVADGQRAFVEALDRERDPEAVCDVLGRRLNELREGRVDPAALAITNRVSKSLTDYDRRTHTVAALERYDRRGIDRHPGQSVEYVVADDDSRGPERVRLALEEPSEYDADYYATLLVRACESVISPLGWDRARIRRSLRDGRTVRLSTFVD